A region of bacterium DNA encodes the following proteins:
- a CDS encoding hydantoinase B/oxoprolinase family protein, which translates to MNAGLDPVSLEIMWSRLINIAEECWITIWRTAFSLIIGEAQDFGCELFDPDAQSIAHSPRSMPVFNLTLPLAVRRLLTVFPRETLEPGDVLVTNDPWICAGHLFDLAAVTPVFRRGELVGLVGSIGHCSDIGGTRDSMSAREIYEEGLQIPPLKLYRRGILNADLVAMIQTNVRRGEMVIGDIQAQVSSNQVGADRLVAFMDEYRLSSMTPLAHVVQERAERAMREAIRALPEGTYRSEVAFDGLGEPLVLPCAVTVAGDEMTVDWTGAPPQVSRGGINCTYHYTAAHTTYVLKSILTPEIPSNAGCFRPLHVTVPEGTILNCQYPASVNQRTQTGWYCGPAVFRALAGVLPDRVQAFTGLPMGMGAYGRDPAGRVYNDHLFQGGGQGASAHGDGVSALLYPTSAGNVSVEMFESRTPLVVEGKELLPDSGGPGRHRGGLGQRVRVRKLADDGIPALVDLHPHGMLTAPAGLDGGLSGARARAYVTDGQEVLEGGATVSLAELRHPAQSATIEIAGGSGYGAPTERPLERVQADLDEGYVTSAGAAAYGVVVGSDGRARRTR; encoded by the coding sequence ATGAACGCGGGCCTCGACCCGGTCTCGCTTGAGATCATGTGGAGCCGCCTGATCAATATCGCGGAGGAGTGCTGGATCACGATCTGGCGGACGGCGTTCAGCCTGATCATCGGCGAGGCGCAGGACTTCGGCTGCGAGTTGTTCGACCCCGACGCTCAGTCCATCGCGCACTCCCCGCGATCGATGCCGGTGTTCAACTTGACCCTTCCCCTCGCGGTGCGCCGCCTCCTCACCGTGTTTCCGCGCGAGACGCTGGAGCCGGGCGACGTGCTCGTCACCAACGATCCCTGGATTTGCGCCGGGCACCTCTTCGATCTGGCGGCCGTCACCCCCGTCTTCCGCCGCGGCGAGCTGGTCGGGCTGGTCGGGTCGATCGGCCACTGCTCCGACATCGGCGGCACGCGCGACTCGATGAGCGCCCGCGAGATCTACGAGGAAGGGCTGCAGATCCCTCCGCTCAAACTCTACCGCCGCGGCATCCTCAACGCGGACCTGGTGGCGATGATCCAGACAAACGTCCGCCGCGGCGAGATGGTGATCGGCGACATTCAAGCCCAGGTCTCCAGCAACCAAGTGGGCGCCGACCGGCTGGTGGCCTTTATGGACGAATACCGGCTGAGCTCGATGACCCCGCTGGCCCACGTCGTCCAGGAGCGGGCGGAGCGCGCGATGCGGGAGGCGATCCGCGCACTGCCGGAGGGGACGTACCGCAGTGAGGTCGCCTTCGACGGGCTTGGCGAGCCGTTGGTCCTGCCGTGCGCGGTCACGGTCGCCGGTGACGAGATGACCGTCGACTGGACCGGGGCGCCCCCGCAGGTGTCCCGCGGGGGCATCAACTGCACCTACCACTACACCGCGGCGCACACGACCTATGTGCTGAAGTCGATCCTCACGCCGGAGATCCCGTCGAACGCCGGCTGCTTCCGGCCCTTGCACGTCACGGTGCCGGAGGGGACGATCCTCAACTGCCAGTACCCCGCCTCCGTCAACCAGCGGACCCAGACCGGGTGGTACTGCGGGCCGGCGGTCTTCAGGGCCCTGGCCGGAGTGCTTCCCGACCGGGTGCAGGCGTTCACGGGGCTGCCGATGGGGATGGGGGCCTACGGGCGGGACCCGGCCGGACGCGTGTACAACGATCACCTCTTCCAGGGGGGCGGCCAGGGCGCGAGCGCCCACGGCGATGGGGTGTCGGCGCTCCTCTATCCGACCTCCGCGGGCAACGTGTCGGTGGAGATGTTCGAGAGCCGGACGCCGCTGGTGGTGGAGGGCAAGGAGCTCCTTCCCGACTCGGGCGGCCCGGGACGGCACCGCGGCGGGTTGGGCCAGCGTGTGCGCGTTCGAAAACTCGCCGACGACGGCATCCCCGCACTCGTCGATCTCCATCCGCACGGGATGCTGACCGCACCTGCCGGCCTCGACGGCGGACTGTCAGGGGCCAGGGCGCGGGCATACGTCACGGACGGCCAAGAGGTCCTGGAAGGGGGGGCAACGGTCAGCCTCGCCGAATTGCGTCACCCCGCACAATCCGCGACGATCGAGATCGCGGGCGGCAGCGGGTATGGGGCTCCCACCGAACGGCCCCTGGAGCGCGTGCAGGCCGATCTCGACGAAGGTTATGTGACCTCCGCGGGGGCGGCGGCCTACGGTGTGGTGGTCGGCTCCGACGGCCGGGCGCGGAGGACGCGATGA